Proteins from a genomic interval of Sphingobacterium sp. SYP-B4668:
- a CDS encoding ABC transporter permease, which yields MFQTYIKIAWRYLIKNKTTSLVSVASLALGICCFFLLGTYIIQELRFDRFHSKADRIVYMSFGYRAPSTPTFIESAWTPNAAVPAFKEQFPEIEDGIRIYKLGDKDQTVPVTYKGHVLNEGGLCFADETIFDIFSFEFVKGDATLALKDPSSIVITESTAKRYFGDAEPLGESLTMNDKPWKIAGVIRDIPSYSQIQFNILGPYHALSRFKETSWGQANDISYFLLKSPDDIALVQTKIDAYLKKQFADEIAAGYEVKFPLEKLTDVRLHVAQMGGPKPVYLYILSILACSILLIACINFGNLVMTKSTERAHEIGIRKVIGASRHYIFGQFVIESIFTSTLGLIIGTIGAVLLIPLFNSYTDIQLSLEIWKGGWFIATLAILFLIISLIAGGAPAWALSSIKPTDSLKGKIHRSSRGALLSRGLVVFQFGLALLFIISTLIVDGQMRYLQSKDTGIARSKILVLDASNLSIPNLLSLKNVVANNDNVSGVTASYDSPIKVMGGYTLDAEGTSGKRSVNVTGIPVEKDFLSVFDIKLAAGEGFTEGDAVRTHSTDIEPEYSFVINENTLQELGWGAQEAIGKPVNLNGRKGKIKAISKDFNFSSLHEKISPIVIFLEYNWFGKLFVNVKDTKELKNTVTQIEHEWKKFSKDKPFEYHFLDEEYNALYKAEERTLKILTIFSIATILVSGLGLFALSSLVIQRRVKEIGIRKILGASMLSIVKLVSIDFLKLLMVALVIVTPLSWWVMQKWLQDFAYRIDIKWEFFAFAALIGLFVTVLTVSFQAIKIANTNPVASLRNE from the coding sequence ATGTTCCAGACATATATTAAAATTGCTTGGCGGTATCTCATAAAAAACAAGACCACATCATTAGTGAGTGTTGCAAGTTTGGCACTTGGTATTTGCTGTTTTTTCTTACTGGGGACATATATTATCCAAGAACTTCGATTCGACCGTTTCCATAGTAAAGCAGATCGTATTGTTTATATGTCCTTTGGCTACAGAGCCCCTTCCACTCCAACTTTCATTGAGTCTGCTTGGACACCCAATGCTGCCGTACCGGCATTCAAAGAGCAATTTCCGGAAATAGAGGATGGAATTAGAATTTACAAACTAGGTGACAAAGACCAAACTGTGCCGGTAACGTATAAGGGTCATGTACTCAATGAGGGCGGTCTTTGTTTTGCTGATGAAACGATATTTGATATCTTCAGTTTCGAATTTGTAAAGGGAGATGCTACACTTGCCCTTAAGGACCCTAGCTCTATCGTCATCACTGAATCTACTGCTAAACGTTATTTTGGAGATGCAGAGCCTTTGGGAGAAAGCTTGACCATGAATGACAAACCTTGGAAAATTGCAGGCGTCATACGAGACATCCCCTCCTATTCTCAAATCCAATTTAACATACTAGGTCCTTATCATGCGCTATCTCGCTTCAAAGAAACTTCTTGGGGCCAAGCCAACGATATTTCGTATTTCCTACTTAAGTCTCCTGATGATATCGCCCTCGTTCAAACAAAGATAGACGCATATTTAAAGAAGCAATTTGCGGATGAGATTGCTGCTGGCTACGAGGTTAAATTTCCATTAGAGAAGCTGACCGATGTCAGATTACATGTTGCACAAATGGGAGGTCCCAAGCCCGTATACCTCTACATACTATCTATTCTTGCCTGTTCAATATTGCTAATCGCCTGTATCAATTTTGGGAACCTCGTGATGACAAAATCGACAGAGAGAGCACATGAAATTGGTATCCGAAAGGTTATTGGGGCATCTAGACATTATATTTTCGGTCAATTTGTAATAGAATCAATCTTTACTTCCACCCTTGGTCTCATCATTGGCACTATTGGAGCGGTTTTGTTGATTCCGCTATTCAATAGTTACACTGATATTCAACTTAGTTTAGAAATATGGAAGGGAGGGTGGTTCATAGCGACCCTTGCTATACTATTCCTAATCATTTCTTTAATAGCAGGGGGTGCTCCGGCATGGGCTCTGTCGTCCATAAAACCGACAGATAGTTTAAAAGGCAAAATCCATAGGAGTTCGCGAGGTGCCCTGTTGAGCAGAGGATTGGTTGTTTTCCAATTTGGACTCGCATTATTATTTATTATTTCGACTTTAATCGTGGATGGGCAAATGCGCTATTTACAGTCAAAGGATACGGGAATTGCCCGTTCCAAAATCTTGGTTTTAGATGCTTCAAATTTATCTATTCCTAATCTTCTGTCTTTAAAAAATGTCGTTGCGAATAATGATAATGTCAGCGGTGTAACCGCTTCTTATGATTCTCCGATAAAGGTAATGGGCGGCTATACGTTGGACGCAGAAGGCACATCCGGCAAGAGATCGGTCAACGTAACTGGCATTCCAGTAGAAAAGGACTTTCTATCTGTTTTCGACATTAAATTAGCTGCTGGGGAAGGATTTACAGAAGGGGACGCTGTACGAACACACTCAACGGATATCGAACCAGAGTACAGCTTTGTCATTAATGAAAATACCTTACAGGAATTAGGATGGGGAGCACAAGAAGCCATCGGTAAACCTGTCAATCTTAACGGAAGAAAAGGAAAAATTAAGGCCATATCCAAAGATTTTAATTTTTCCTCTCTCCATGAGAAAATAAGTCCCATTGTCATCTTCCTTGAATATAATTGGTTTGGTAAACTATTCGTCAATGTAAAGGATACAAAGGAACTTAAAAATACAGTCACCCAAATTGAGCATGAATGGAAAAAATTCAGCAAAGACAAGCCATTCGAATATCATTTTTTAGATGAAGAATACAATGCATTATACAAAGCCGAAGAGCGGACGCTCAAAATCTTGACGATATTTTCCATTGCAACAATACTGGTATCGGGCTTGGGGCTATTTGCGCTTTCATCTCTAGTCATTCAAAGAAGGGTGAAAGAAATAGGAATACGTAAAATACTTGGTGCATCTATGCTCTCCATCGTCAAACTTGTCTCTATTGATTTTCTAAAACTTTTAATGGTAGCATTGGTGATTGTCACCCCATTATCTTGGTGGGTAATGCAAAAATGGTTACAAGATTTTGCCTATAGAATAGATATCAAATGGGAGTTTTTCGCTTTTGCAGCTCTCATTGGTTTGTTCGTGACGGTCCTGACAGTCAGCTTTCAGGCAATTAAAATAGCGAATACCAATCCTGTTGCTAGTTTAAGAAACGAATAG
- a CDS encoding efflux RND transporter periplasmic adaptor subunit — protein sequence MDKALKKKTWTSKKILTIVGVITLISLIGFSITMMQRKSNLNVKAERLSIQLIKEDTFQEFIPLNGSVLPINSIFLDASVGGRVEEKYVEDGAFLKKGDPIMRLSNTDQELSLVNQETSVLNLLTQSQIAQTNAQQVSINNRNQLADVENGLKEAERLYRLNKKLYDEKAIGQQEYQKTVNDFHYQKERMELTKKILQQDSLSTTQKVKQDRQMYERTQRALELMRKKVDDLVVRSPVDGQLTSFDAEIGQNKNVGERLGQIDVLTGFKVRADVDEHYISRIYNDLLGNLTMNNKQYTLRVKKVYSQVNNGRFQVDMEFMNEVPQGIRRGQTLQIKLALSDETKAILLPRGGFYQQTGGNWIFKLSEDGSSAYRVDIQLGRQNPDYYEVVKGLDPGDKVITSSYESYDKIQELNIQK from the coding sequence ATGGATAAAGCATTAAAAAAGAAAACCTGGACCAGTAAGAAGATTCTGACAATAGTGGGTGTCATCACTCTTATCAGTTTGATTGGATTTAGCATTACTATGATGCAACGCAAAAGCAATCTCAACGTAAAGGCGGAACGTTTGAGCATACAACTGATAAAAGAAGATACTTTCCAGGAATTCATTCCGTTGAATGGTTCTGTGCTTCCCATCAATAGTATATTCTTAGATGCATCTGTAGGCGGTCGAGTAGAGGAAAAATATGTAGAAGATGGTGCATTCCTTAAAAAGGGTGACCCTATTATGCGTCTGTCCAACACGGATCAAGAGCTCAGTCTGGTCAATCAAGAAACGTCGGTCCTTAATTTGCTGACGCAGTCCCAAATTGCGCAAACTAATGCTCAACAGGTGTCTATCAACAATAGAAACCAACTTGCAGATGTCGAAAATGGCTTAAAAGAAGCTGAACGACTGTATCGACTGAATAAGAAACTTTATGACGAAAAGGCTATTGGCCAACAAGAATATCAAAAGACGGTCAATGACTTCCATTATCAGAAAGAAAGAATGGAACTCACCAAAAAGATACTGCAGCAAGACTCGCTATCCACAACCCAAAAAGTGAAGCAAGATCGTCAGATGTATGAACGCACACAACGGGCACTGGAGCTTATGCGAAAGAAAGTAGACGATCTAGTAGTCCGGTCGCCTGTGGATGGACAGTTGACCTCATTTGACGCCGAAATCGGACAAAACAAAAATGTAGGTGAGCGCCTTGGTCAAATCGATGTATTGACCGGATTTAAAGTGCGAGCAGATGTAGACGAACATTATATCTCCCGAATCTATAATGACTTATTGGGCAACTTGACGATGAATAACAAACAATACACCCTTCGTGTTAAGAAGGTCTATTCGCAAGTAAACAATGGTCGTTTTCAGGTAGATATGGAATTCATGAATGAGGTTCCCCAAGGAATCCGCAGAGGGCAGACGTTACAAATCAAATTAGCTCTGAGTGATGAGACCAAAGCGATTCTGCTACCGAGAGGTGGATTTTACCAGCAAACGGGCGGAAATTGGATTTTCAAACTGTCCGAAGATGGAAGTTCTGCTTATCGAGTGGATATACAATTGGGTCGTCAAAATCCAGATTACTACGAGGTCGTTAAAGGATTAGACCCGGGAGACAAGGTCATTACGTCTAGCTATGAAAGTTATGACAAAATCCAAGAGCTCAATATACAGAAATAA
- the galE gene encoding UDP-glucose 4-epimerase GalE, with translation MSKILVTGGTGYIGSHTVVELFNAGYTPVIVDNLSNSSIHILEQIEKIIGIKPEFHEFDLCDDAKVTAFVHANPDIKGIIHFAASKAVGESVANPLKYYHNNFFSLINLLNAYRERPVNFVFSSSCTVYGEPDALPVTESAPVKRATSPYGNTKQIAEEILEETASAYDNYNIIALRYFNPVGAHETALIGELPIGVPQNLLPFITQTAIGKREQLTVFGGDYDTPDGSCVRDYIHVVDLAKAHVAAIQLLEKGNPNGKYDVFNVGTGIGYSVLEAIKAFEKSSGEKLNYVVGPRREGDIIKVWGDVNKSAQQLGWKAELGIDEMMESAWNWEKYLKDHPMG, from the coding sequence ATGAGCAAAATACTTGTAACAGGCGGAACAGGATATATTGGTTCGCACACCGTAGTCGAATTATTTAACGCAGGGTACACTCCCGTCATCGTAGACAATCTGTCCAATTCGAGTATCCATATTTTGGAGCAGATTGAAAAAATTATTGGTATTAAACCCGAATTTCATGAGTTTGATCTTTGTGATGATGCTAAGGTAACTGCATTTGTACATGCAAATCCTGATATCAAGGGTATTATTCACTTTGCTGCTTCAAAAGCTGTTGGCGAATCTGTCGCAAATCCATTGAAGTATTACCACAACAACTTTTTTTCGCTTATTAACTTACTGAACGCTTATCGTGAACGTCCTGTCAATTTTGTTTTCTCTTCTAGTTGTACAGTATATGGCGAACCTGATGCGCTACCTGTCACCGAATCTGCTCCGGTAAAAAGAGCTACTTCTCCTTATGGCAATACGAAACAAATTGCAGAGGAGATCTTGGAAGAAACCGCGAGCGCGTATGACAACTACAACATTATAGCCTTACGTTATTTCAATCCCGTAGGTGCTCATGAAACTGCTCTAATTGGAGAGTTGCCTATTGGTGTACCGCAAAACTTACTACCTTTTATCACACAGACAGCAATTGGAAAAAGAGAGCAGCTTACGGTATTCGGCGGTGACTATGATACTCCCGATGGATCATGTGTACGGGATTACATCCACGTAGTGGACTTAGCCAAAGCACACGTAGCGGCTATTCAGCTTTTGGAAAAGGGAAATCCGAATGGTAAGTACGATGTCTTTAATGTGGGTACTGGAATCGGATATTCTGTATTAGAAGCCATTAAAGCTTTTGAAAAATCATCTGGTGAGAAATTGAACTATGTGGTCGGACCACGCAGAGAAGGAGACATCATCAAAGTATGGGGAGATGTCAACAAATCAGCCCAACAGTTGGGTTGGAAGGCAGAACTAGGAATAGACGAAATGATGGAAAGTGCTTGGAATTGGGAGAAATATCTAAAAGATCATCCGATGGGATAA
- a CDS encoding UDP-glucuronic acid decarboxylase family protein, with product MENKHRKRILITGAAGFLGSHLCDRFILEDYHVIGMDNLITGDLQNIAHLFKLENFEFYNHDVSKFVHVPGHLDYVLHFASPASPIDYLKIPIQTLKVGSLGTHNLLGLARAKSARILVASTSEIYGDPNVSPQSEDYWGNVNPVGPRGVYDEAKRFQEAMTTAYHNFHQLETRIVRIFNTFGSRMRLNDGRAIPTFIAQALRGEDLTLFGNGLQTRSFCYVSDQVEGIFNVLHGDCSTPINIGNPDEINLNQLAKEIIEITQSKSKIRYQELPTEDPKQRRPDISKAKRLLDWEPRVSRKEGLERTIEYYRTLPITALEHKDFKYYNHR from the coding sequence GTGGAAAATAAGCATCGTAAACGAATTTTGATAACTGGAGCCGCAGGTTTCTTAGGTTCTCATCTTTGTGATCGATTTATTCTTGAAGATTATCATGTCATTGGCATGGACAATTTAATTACTGGGGATCTGCAGAATATCGCACATTTGTTCAAATTGGAGAACTTTGAGTTCTATAATCATGATGTTTCCAAATTTGTACACGTACCTGGACATCTCGACTACGTTCTTCACTTTGCGTCTCCCGCAAGTCCCATAGACTATCTCAAAATTCCGATCCAAACATTAAAAGTAGGTTCATTGGGCACACATAATCTGCTTGGGCTGGCACGAGCCAAATCTGCACGAATCTTGGTGGCTTCGACGTCCGAAATCTACGGCGACCCAAACGTAAGTCCTCAATCCGAAGATTATTGGGGAAATGTTAATCCTGTTGGTCCTCGTGGTGTGTACGACGAAGCAAAGCGATTCCAAGAGGCAATGACGACGGCTTATCATAATTTTCATCAGCTAGAGACACGTATTGTTCGGATATTCAACACATTTGGTTCAAGGATGCGGCTCAATGATGGTCGTGCAATCCCCACTTTCATCGCGCAGGCGTTACGTGGTGAGGATCTCACTCTATTTGGAAACGGGTTGCAAACTCGTTCTTTTTGCTACGTCAGTGACCAAGTTGAGGGTATTTTTAACGTCTTACATGGAGATTGCTCAACGCCTATAAACATTGGTAATCCTGATGAAATAAACTTGAATCAACTTGCAAAAGAGATTATTGAAATCACGCAAAGTAAGTCTAAGATACGGTATCAAGAACTTCCGACAGAAGATCCTAAACAAAGACGTCCGGATATCAGCAAAGCAAAACGATTGTTGGATTGGGAACCTCGTGTATCTCGAAAAGAGGGGTTGGAAAGGACCATAGAGTACTATCGAACATTGCCCATAACAGCATTAGAACATAAAGATTTTAAATACTATAACCATAGATAA
- a CDS encoding ABC transporter permease: protein MNWLSIKLSLRQLWKQKLFTFLHIMGLAIGIAGCFSIARIVDYELKYDREHPDKNKIYQVLSYSFFEGKESYFGGIQLPIASFLENERSETDLIVPLHMRYFNKVKTNEVQENHLESPTNLMSTTTSYFDLVPYRWLAGNKKTVFTTPNEVVLTESRAKLYFNNTAPQDIIGQTITYNDSLLYTVTGIIEDLHFPSSFNGKEFFPIPEKDRTSTDWDSRNSAHQLYIKISNDKTKAALLSAINKKIDQETAEAQKTYKFKTWFDLLPLDEKHFTPSANNSSHTTDRAVLYILLSIAVFLIALASINYINLTTAQMSKRAKLIGIQKSLGADSSGIIQSFFVETILILLGAFVLAIPLTQFFNENFKEIIPKDIGDFLSMGEIIVFALALLILLSLINGLYPAWLSTKVSIVKTLKSQQVNSKQKTGLRKVLIVFQFTIAQLFVICTLIIAKQLHYAFHADLGFNHNAVIIQSLPSGLSEKDNKDARVYRQALQKHPEFSMVSLGQIPFDNSMWSTRLYRTLDTGEVTFNIENKFIDENYFDLYDIKLLAGEKFLQLNDSSTHILINEKAVLTMGFESAQAALGQVVEKKESSEKRVDLRIIGVVKNFNQNDFRSEIAPMAFYYREKDDLKNISVKLSDPNKANWTRAIQIMETEWKNLYPKKTFEYKFYDQHVEEMYESYTRTAKLINTSTAVTLMISCIGLFGLITLTSYQRTKEIGIRKIMGARDIELFGLLTKDYIWLVVIASLIASPIAYYFMNNWLKEFTFRIDLTPWDFALAGIACIIVALVTTSIQAIRAIRQNPVESLRDE, encoded by the coding sequence ATGAATTGGTTGTCCATCAAATTATCCCTTCGACAGCTCTGGAAACAAAAACTGTTTACCTTTCTCCATATAATGGGATTGGCGATCGGTATAGCAGGCTGCTTCTCAATAGCCCGTATCGTGGATTACGAACTCAAATATGACCGAGAACATCCCGACAAAAATAAAATCTATCAGGTGCTATCTTATTCTTTTTTCGAGGGGAAAGAAAGTTACTTTGGTGGTATCCAACTACCTATTGCCTCATTTTTGGAAAACGAACGTAGCGAGACTGACCTCATTGTCCCCCTACATATGCGATACTTCAACAAGGTAAAAACAAATGAAGTACAGGAAAATCATTTGGAAAGTCCAACCAACTTAATGTCTACAACGACCTCTTATTTCGATCTGGTACCTTACCGTTGGCTCGCTGGTAATAAAAAAACGGTATTTACCACGCCGAATGAAGTAGTGCTGACCGAATCTCGGGCTAAGTTGTACTTTAACAACACGGCTCCTCAGGATATCATCGGTCAAACTATAACTTATAATGATAGCTTACTCTATACAGTAACAGGTATCATCGAGGACCTCCATTTTCCATCCAGCTTTAACGGTAAAGAATTTTTCCCCATTCCAGAAAAAGATAGGACTAGTACGGATTGGGATTCTCGCAACTCCGCTCATCAACTATATATCAAAATCAGTAACGATAAAACGAAAGCGGCTCTGCTCTCCGCTATCAATAAAAAAATCGACCAAGAAACCGCAGAAGCTCAAAAAACTTATAAATTCAAAACATGGTTCGATCTACTGCCTCTTGATGAAAAACACTTCACTCCCTCCGCAAACAATAGCTCTCATACGACTGACAGAGCAGTATTATATATCTTATTAAGTATAGCAGTATTTCTTATTGCATTAGCAAGTATTAACTATATCAATTTGACTACCGCCCAAATGTCGAAGCGGGCCAAACTCATCGGTATCCAAAAATCCCTAGGCGCAGATTCATCTGGGATTATCCAATCCTTTTTTGTAGAAACCATTCTAATCCTTTTGGGAGCATTTGTACTAGCCATTCCCTTGACTCAATTCTTTAATGAAAATTTCAAGGAAATAATCCCTAAAGATATCGGCGACTTTTTAAGTATGGGTGAAATCATTGTATTTGCACTTGCCTTACTTATACTGCTTTCCCTAATTAACGGATTGTACCCCGCATGGTTGAGCACAAAAGTAAGTATTGTAAAGACACTCAAATCTCAACAGGTCAACAGTAAGCAAAAGACTGGCCTCCGAAAAGTGCTCATCGTATTTCAATTTACCATTGCGCAACTATTCGTCATTTGTACCTTAATCATTGCGAAACAGCTACATTATGCCTTCCATGCAGACTTAGGATTTAACCATAATGCGGTAATTATCCAAAGTTTACCTTCAGGTCTATCCGAAAAGGACAATAAGGACGCACGTGTTTATCGCCAAGCACTGCAAAAGCATCCAGAGTTTTCAATGGTGTCTCTTGGCCAAATCCCCTTTGACAATTCAATGTGGTCTACTCGATTATATCGGACATTGGATACTGGGGAAGTGACATTTAATATCGAAAATAAATTTATCGACGAAAACTACTTCGACCTTTATGATATTAAATTGTTGGCCGGAGAAAAATTTCTTCAGCTCAATGATAGTTCTACGCATATTCTTATTAATGAGAAAGCGGTGCTTACAATGGGATTCGAATCAGCTCAAGCCGCTCTTGGTCAGGTAGTAGAGAAAAAAGAGAGTTCTGAAAAAAGAGTTGACCTACGTATAATTGGAGTAGTGAAAAATTTCAATCAAAATGATTTCAGAAGCGAAATTGCGCCGATGGCATTCTATTATCGAGAAAAGGATGATTTAAAAAATATTAGTGTAAAACTCTCCGACCCTAACAAGGCAAATTGGACCAGGGCAATCCAGATTATGGAGACGGAATGGAAAAATCTGTATCCCAAAAAAACATTTGAATATAAATTTTACGACCAGCATGTTGAAGAAATGTACGAGTCCTATACCCGAACAGCCAAACTCATCAACACGTCTACCGCTGTCACACTCATGATTAGCTGTATTGGTTTATTCGGTTTGATTACTCTGACATCGTACCAACGGACAAAAGAAATCGGAATCCGAAAAATCATGGGTGCTCGAGATATCGAACTCTTTGGATTGTTGACCAAGGACTATATTTGGCTCGTAGTGATTGCTTCTCTAATTGCCTCACCAATTGCGTATTATTTTATGAATAATTGGCTAAAAGAGTTTACTTTTCGAATAGACCTCACTCCTTGGGATTTTGCTTTGGCAGGTATTGCATGCATTATCGTCGCATTAGTCACGACGAGTATACAGGCGATACGCGCTATCCGTCAGAATCCGGTGGAGAGCTTACGGGACGAATAA
- a CDS encoding GNAT family N-acetyltransferase: MFNSFILEKFAQVDFDLYYELVRDEHVMAMITERVIPLEEAKSDFEKIIQNTALHPSFGYFKIIAREDGRFVGLAKLEIETPESWNAELGYMLLPTYWGMGIGSTVARQLIEIAKLHVQLHKLTAIIDPSNIASRKILINNGFVSQGFKSFDGLPGEVLTMDIS; the protein is encoded by the coding sequence ATGTTCAATTCCTTTATACTTGAGAAATTCGCGCAAGTCGATTTTGATTTGTACTATGAGCTTGTCCGTGATGAGCATGTTATGGCCATGATTACAGAACGAGTCATTCCGCTGGAAGAAGCGAAGTCAGATTTTGAAAAAATAATACAGAATACTGCTCTTCATCCTTCCTTTGGATACTTTAAAATTATAGCCAGAGAAGATGGACGATTTGTGGGGCTGGCTAAGTTGGAGATAGAAACACCGGAAAGTTGGAACGCAGAATTGGGCTATATGCTTTTGCCAACATACTGGGGTATGGGGATTGGAAGCACTGTGGCCAGACAACTCATTGAAATAGCTAAGCTACATGTGCAGTTGCACAAGTTGACCGCAATTATTGATCCTAGCAATATTGCCTCCCGAAAAATCCTAATCAATAATGGGTTTGTATCACAGGGATTTAAGAGCTTTGATGGTCTTCCAGGGGAGGTTTTGACAATGGATATCTCGTGA
- a CDS encoding 3-deoxy-D-manno-octulosonic acid transferase, with product MRLIYSLGILLYGLLLRLIAPFYPKAKLWVDGRKHWYDRMSQTVELGQKHIWFHFASLGEFEQGRALLEEIKKKYPAKKIVITFYSPSGYEIRKNTNLADYVYYLPEDTAQNAVKFIELINPEFVVFTKYEYWYYFFRELGRRDIPLLMISAIFRPEQIFFQPYGGFFRKILDHVSYFFVQNEESLHLLKENGIRHVGITGDTRFDRVVQLPESYQSIKEVGDFIGNKKVLVAGSTWPQDEVLLRDLVARYPEWKLIIAPHEIHEAHLSSITNLFPQALRFSDFAQYDNQQVKLAQVLVIDNIGMLSSLYAYANIAFIGGGFGAGIHNTLEAATYGLPVIFGPKYQKFQEAKDLIEEGAGFSIASSEEFVRVFQALQNRDKYIKAKNQAKDYVRGRAGATAIIMKYLVCKKLL from the coding sequence ATGCGTCTAATCTACTCCCTCGGAATACTTCTTTATGGCCTATTGTTGAGGCTGATTGCTCCTTTTTACCCCAAAGCAAAGCTGTGGGTCGACGGTCGTAAACATTGGTATGACCGCATGAGTCAAACGGTTGAATTGGGGCAAAAACACATTTGGTTCCATTTCGCTTCGCTCGGCGAATTTGAACAGGGGAGAGCGTTACTAGAGGAAATTAAAAAAAAATATCCTGCAAAAAAAATCGTGATTACTTTTTACTCCCCATCAGGGTACGAAATCCGTAAGAACACCAATTTAGCAGATTATGTATATTACTTACCTGAAGACACGGCTCAGAATGCAGTCAAATTTATTGAACTGATAAATCCTGAGTTTGTCGTCTTTACCAAATACGAATATTGGTATTATTTCTTTAGAGAACTTGGACGACGGGACATTCCCTTGCTCATGATTTCAGCTATTTTCAGACCCGAGCAGATTTTCTTTCAACCGTACGGCGGATTTTTTAGAAAGATATTGGACCACGTGTCTTATTTTTTTGTACAGAATGAGGAAAGTTTACACCTCCTCAAGGAAAATGGTATACGTCACGTAGGAATAACCGGTGATACCCGTTTTGACAGGGTCGTGCAGCTCCCCGAGTCGTATCAAAGCATCAAAGAGGTAGGAGATTTTATTGGCAATAAGAAGGTATTGGTAGCTGGAAGTACATGGCCGCAGGACGAAGTACTGCTTCGAGACCTAGTCGCACGATACCCCGAATGGAAATTGATTATTGCTCCACATGAAATCCATGAAGCCCATCTTTCTTCCATTACGAACCTATTTCCGCAAGCCTTGCGGTTTTCAGATTTTGCTCAATATGATAATCAGCAGGTCAAGCTTGCTCAGGTATTGGTGATAGATAATATTGGTATGCTGTCATCCCTATATGCTTATGCGAATATTGCTTTTATCGGTGGTGGCTTTGGAGCGGGTATACACAATACCTTGGAAGCGGCAACCTACGGCTTACCAGTTATTTTTGGACCTAAATATCAAAAGTTTCAGGAAGCTAAGGATTTGATAGAAGAAGGTGCTGGGTTTTCCATTGCAAGTAGCGAAGAGTTTGTTCGTGTCTTTCAGGCCTTACAAAATCGGGATAAATATATAAAAGCAAAAAATCAGGCAAAAGACTATGTAAGAGGTCGTGCAGGAGCTACGGCTATTATTATGAAATATCTAGTTTGTAAAAAATTGCTTTAA
- a CDS encoding ABC transporter ATP-binding protein — MIKVNQLQKFYRTDEIETLALNNVHLRVTEGEFVAIMGPSGCGKSTLLNVLGLIDDFEEGSYLFNDTEVAKFNENKRSALRKHTIGFVFQSFNLIDELTVYENVELPLIYTKVPAAERKKRVEEVLEKVQIAHRRNHFPQQLSGGQQQRVAVARAVVNNPKLILADEPTGNLDSNNGNEVMHLLTELNEAGTTIVMVTHSDHDAKFAHRVIRMLDGEVVLERQS, encoded by the coding sequence ATGATCAAAGTAAATCAACTTCAAAAATTTTACCGGACAGATGAAATCGAAACACTGGCGCTCAACAACGTACATCTCCGTGTCACAGAGGGGGAGTTTGTCGCCATCATGGGACCATCAGGCTGCGGCAAATCCACCCTACTAAACGTGTTGGGCCTCATCGACGATTTTGAAGAGGGCAGTTATCTTTTCAATGATACAGAAGTTGCTAAATTCAATGAGAACAAGCGCTCGGCACTACGGAAACATACGATAGGTTTTGTTTTTCAAAGCTTTAATCTGATTGATGAGCTCACCGTTTATGAAAATGTTGAACTTCCCTTGATTTACACTAAAGTTCCTGCCGCTGAAAGAAAAAAAAGAGTGGAAGAGGTATTAGAAAAGGTACAGATTGCCCATCGTCGAAATCACTTTCCACAGCAGCTTTCTGGAGGACAACAGCAGCGTGTAGCTGTTGCACGAGCAGTAGTCAACAATCCCAAGCTTATATTAGCCGATGAGCCCACGGGGAATTTGGATTCTAACAATGGTAACGAGGTGATGCACCTCTTAACAGAGCTCAATGAAGCTGGCACGACGATCGTGATGGTGACACATAGCGACCACGATGCCAAATTTGCACATCGTGTCATTCGAATGCTTGATGGCGAAGTTGTATTAGAGCGTCAATCCTAA